The DNA window TGAGGCTAACTAAACAAGGCCTTTGAATGACGTTTCCCCCCGGCGTAAAAAAGCCGCAATGTAGACACTGCGGCTTATCGTTTGCTATCTCCGGATATTACGCTTTGTAATATGCCTTATACCAATCAACGAAATTCTTCACTCCCTGCCTGACCGTTGTCTGCGGTCTGAATCCAACCATATCATACAGCGGTTTGGTGTCGGCACTGGTTTCCAGTACATCTCCGGGTTGAATCGGCATCATATTCTTCTCAGCCTTCATCCCTAAAGCCTCTTCCAGCGCAGTGATGTAATCCATTAGCTCAACGGGTGAACTATTACCGATGTTATAAAGGCGATATGGGGCTGAGCTGTCTGCTGGCGAGCCCGTCTCAACCGTCCACTCAGGGTTGGCTTGCGGAATGATATCCTGCATGCGCACTATCGCCTCGACGATATCGTCAATATAAGTGAAGTCGCGCTTCATTTTCCCATAGTTGTATACATCAATACTCTTCCCTTCCAGCATAGCCTTCGTGAACTTGAACAGCGCCATGTCCGGCCGACCCCATGGGCCATAAACGGTAAAGAATCGCAGTCCGGTAGTTGGGATCCCGTAAAGGTGGGAGTAGGTATGCGCCATCAGTTCGTTTGCTTTCTTGGTGGCCGCATACAGTGAAACCGGGTGATCAACCGAATCGTCGGTTGAGAATGGCATCTTGCGGTTTAAACCATAGACAGAGCTGGATGAGGCATATAACAGATGTTCGACTTTGTTATGTCGGCAACCTTCCAGTATGTTCAGATAACCAATCAGGTTGGAATCAGCGTAAGCGAACGGGTTTTCCAGGGAATAACGTACGCCAGCCTGTGCGGCGAGGTGGATCACTCGATTAAACTTCTCACTAGCGAAAAGTTGAGCCATACCTTCACGATCGGCCAGATCAATTTTGTGAAAACTGAACAGGGGAGATTGCAGTAAGTCCAGGCGAGACTGTTTAAGATTGACGTCGTAGTAGTCGTTCATATTGTCGATACCGACAACCTCATGACCCGCCTCCAGAAGGCGCCTGCACGCATGAAAACCGATAAATCCTGCGGCTCCAGTCACTAAAAACTTCATATTTATCCTCCGGGTTTGCTGTGCCCCGCTCAATATAATCATCGATTTTACACTGGCTTGCCGCATGGATCACCCGCTTTCCCAGTGCAGGCTACGTTGTTGCTATAGATGTGGCCAGTTAGAAGGGCCCCTGAAGGTTCAAAGTCATGTGGTTATTGGTAAATAATAATTATTATCACCATGCAATGAGGTTAGCATTCAAATAATAACATTGTGGTTTTTATGCTTTGAAATGATTTGTTTGTACATTGAATGCGCTATCAATAGCGTTAAGCTGATGCGGTTTTATATTGTTAGAAATTATGTATTCTCCGAGTATTTCCGCAGGAATCATTCGTGAATTCCATTTGTTTAATTTTTTACATTATGTAACCACCTGTTTTTAATCGAGTTGTGTAATTGTTTTGTGTGGTTCAATTGATTGCCTTTGATCATTCATTCTTTTTGTGAATTAATTATTAAGCTTTTCCATTTTTATTCTGACTAACCAGCGCTATACTACGCAGATAATTCATCTGTTTGGTGTATGTGTTGTTGGCGTATGATCTATCTATCCCATCTTCTGGAACATATCGTGAGCGTTTTACCCAAAAAGATAGTCGATCTGCTTTGGTCAGATGTTGTTGGCCAAAAGTGGGGCCTGGCCTTATGTTGCAACTCCGCGGTTTATTCCACCATTCAGATTT is part of the Klebsiella huaxiensis genome and encodes:
- a CDS encoding NAD-dependent epimerase; this translates as MKFLVTGAAGFIGFHACRRLLEAGHEVVGIDNMNDYYDVNLKQSRLDLLQSPLFSFHKIDLADREGMAQLFASEKFNRVIHLAAQAGVRYSLENPFAYADSNLIGYLNILEGCRHNKVEHLLYASSSSVYGLNRKMPFSTDDSVDHPVSLYAATKKANELMAHTYSHLYGIPTTGLRFFTVYGPWGRPDMALFKFTKAMLEGKSIDVYNYGKMKRDFTYIDDIVEAIVRMQDIIPQANPEWTVETGSPADSSAPYRLYNIGNSSPVELMDYITALEEALGMKAEKNMMPIQPGDVLETSADTKPLYDMVGFRPQTTVRQGVKNFVDWYKAYYKA